In the Opitutia bacterium genome, one interval contains:
- a CDS encoding LacI family DNA-binding transcriptional regulator, whose translation MATPTLRTLARELGLSRTTVSDALRGSPRVKPETVERVRAAAKAAGYDRNPLAGAVMSFLRRSCGQQFRGVLAVIEIVADNQTENAKRYNDAVFQGVSDKAAQLGFKVDRFQIGAAGLKLNRLDSILLTRGINGLIVLPAAGFPDLTGLSWSRYTAVYVDYFVDSPPMHCVCSDHYRSMIGLLRELHARGFRRPGMFIETSLDERLHFRWEGAFLALQHYLPEISKVPILRAEGVNFEVFRPWFEHYKPDVVLGHFPDALAWMKRCGAKVPRTHSFVCLNSLRTDGSCAALDFQAPQLGARATELVTGHLMHSEFGIPPQPSLTTIPARLTEGPTLRTREATTATAASPRRRKSVTAGA comes from the coding sequence ATGGCCACTCCCACCCTGCGAACCCTGGCCCGCGAACTGGGCCTCTCCCGCACCACGGTATCCGACGCGTTGCGCGGCTCGCCGCGCGTGAAGCCCGAGACCGTCGAGCGCGTGCGCGCCGCCGCCAAAGCCGCCGGCTACGACCGTAATCCGCTCGCCGGCGCGGTCATGTCGTTCCTGCGCCGCTCCTGCGGGCAGCAATTCCGCGGCGTGCTGGCGGTCATCGAAATCGTCGCCGACAACCAGACGGAAAACGCGAAGCGCTACAACGACGCCGTGTTCCAGGGCGTGTCCGACAAGGCGGCGCAACTGGGCTTCAAGGTCGACCGCTTCCAGATCGGCGCGGCGGGACTGAAGCTCAACCGGCTCGACTCGATCCTGCTCACCCGCGGGATCAACGGCCTGATCGTGCTGCCCGCGGCGGGTTTTCCCGACCTCACCGGCCTCAGCTGGTCGCGCTACACGGCGGTCTACGTCGACTACTTCGTCGACAGCCCGCCGATGCACTGCGTGTGCTCGGACCACTATCGCTCGATGATCGGCCTGTTGCGCGAATTGCACGCGCGCGGGTTCCGTCGGCCCGGCATGTTCATCGAGACGTCGCTCGACGAGCGCCTGCACTTCCGCTGGGAAGGCGCGTTCCTCGCCCTGCAACACTACCTGCCGGAAATTTCCAAGGTGCCGATCCTCCGCGCGGAGGGCGTGAACTTCGAGGTGTTCCGCCCGTGGTTCGAGCATTACAAGCCCGACGTCGTGCTCGGCCACTTCCCGGACGCGCTGGCGTGGATGAAGCGCTGCGGCGCGAAGGTCCCGCGCACCCACAGTTTCGTCTGCCTGAATTCACTCCGCACCGACGGCAGCTGCGCCGCGTTGGATTTCCAAGCGCCGCAACTCGGCGCCCGCGCGACGGAGCTCGTCACCGGTCACCTGATGCACAGCGAATTCGGCATCCCGCCGCAGCCGTCGCTGACGACGATCCCCGCCCGCCTGACCGAAGGCCCGACACTGCGCACGCGCGAAGCGACCACCGCGACGGCAGCGTCCCCGCGCCGACGCAAGAGCGTCACGGCCGGCGCCTGA